One segment of Candidatus Latescibacterota bacterium DNA contains the following:
- a CDS encoding response regulator, protein MTGLDTGQFAREDVLATGLSSSGFALSPRRRQHSSPGGIFTISALLSLTLLVTLAMFFWRLERSWTDHLEDDRNFQSHIVLQLDTLKERGYTVDPALLASYVREQTTHMVRDGADLQHAELNLKRHFLMLLVVMGLTWLVGLALLRRTLAGERHATQLARRARAEVEAVNETLAEANQRLSTAVDSARRNALSAELASRAKSEFLANMSHEIRTPMNGIVGMSSLLGDTPLDGEQREYLDAIQASSANLLTVINDILDFSKIEAGKLELDLSEFSLRDLVHDSLRGLVMQAQRKGLDVIAFVDPALPSALVGDPVRLGQILINLVGNAVKFTGQGEVVLKAELAELEDDRAAVEISVSDTGIGISDEKLAVVFKAFEQADGSVTKRYGGTGLGLSISQALTQMMGGRLWVDSREGEGSTFTLRLDLRVAEGAEVGGPLALAGRRVVVATASHMRASLLGRSLGAAGADVRTLDALDRVVEQMDGAADALLLVDHGLVGSGAPLRSLLELSTLAPQHVLLLAGVNELSRARQLVRDLGLGGCLAKPVNPRQLEQLLQGEPRAASTGEADPGARRSAVEPGRYRPQRVLLAEDNAVNQRLTSRILEKAGHHVVVASNGRIALELLDREIVDVVLMDVQMPELDGFSATRELRRREQASGRHVPVIALTAHAMSGDEARCLDAGMDSYLIKPFKAHELLARIESFAATTAVAAAEGIADENALLLNVGGESRRG, encoded by the coding sequence ATGACCGGCCTCGACACGGGCCAGTTCGCGCGCGAGGACGTGCTGGCCACCGGCCTGTCCTCGTCCGGCTTTGCGCTGAGTCCGCGCAGGCGGCAGCATTCGTCGCCGGGGGGGATCTTCACCATCAGCGCGCTGCTCAGCCTCACGCTCCTGGTCACGCTGGCCATGTTCTTCTGGCGGCTCGAACGCTCCTGGACAGACCATCTGGAGGACGACAGAAACTTCCAGAGCCACATCGTGCTTCAGCTCGACACGCTCAAGGAGCGGGGCTACACCGTCGATCCGGCGCTGCTCGCCTCCTACGTGCGCGAGCAGACCACGCACATGGTGCGGGACGGCGCGGACCTGCAGCACGCCGAGCTGAACCTGAAGCGTCACTTCCTCATGCTGCTCGTGGTGATGGGACTGACCTGGCTGGTGGGCCTCGCCCTGCTGCGGCGAACCCTGGCTGGCGAACGGCACGCGACGCAGCTCGCGCGGCGCGCGCGGGCCGAGGTGGAGGCCGTGAACGAGACCCTGGCCGAGGCGAATCAGCGGCTCAGCACCGCCGTCGACTCGGCGCGGCGCAACGCGCTGTCCGCCGAGCTGGCCAGCCGCGCCAAGAGCGAGTTCCTGGCCAACATGAGCCACGAGATCCGCACGCCCATGAACGGCATCGTGGGCATGAGCTCGCTGCTGGGCGACACGCCGCTGGACGGCGAGCAGCGCGAGTACCTCGACGCCATCCAGGCCTCGTCGGCCAACCTGCTCACGGTCATCAACGACATCCTCGACTTCTCCAAGATCGAAGCCGGCAAGCTCGAGCTCGACCTGTCCGAGTTCTCCCTGCGCGATCTCGTGCACGACAGCCTCCGCGGCCTGGTGATGCAGGCCCAGCGCAAGGGCCTCGACGTGATCGCCTTCGTCGATCCGGCGCTGCCCTCCGCGCTCGTGGGGGATCCGGTGCGGCTGGGGCAGATCCTCATCAACCTGGTCGGCAACGCCGTGAAGTTCACGGGCCAGGGCGAGGTGGTGCTCAAGGCGGAGCTCGCCGAGCTGGAGGACGACCGCGCGGCCGTGGAGATCAGCGTCAGCGACACGGGCATCGGCATCTCGGACGAGAAGCTGGCCGTGGTGTTCAAGGCCTTCGAGCAGGCCGACGGGAGCGTCACCAAGCGCTACGGCGGCACGGGGCTGGGGCTCAGCATCTCGCAGGCGCTGACCCAGATGATGGGGGGGCGTCTGTGGGTGGACAGCCGCGAGGGCGAGGGCAGCACCTTCACCCTGCGGCTGGATCTGCGCGTGGCGGAAGGCGCCGAGGTCGGCGGGCCGCTCGCCCTGGCGGGGCGTCGGGTGGTCGTGGCCACGGCGTCGCACATGCGCGCCTCGCTGCTGGGGCGCAGCCTCGGCGCCGCGGGCGCGGACGTGAGAACCCTCGACGCGCTGGATCGCGTGGTGGAGCAGATGGACGGCGCCGCGGACGCGCTGCTGCTCGTGGACCACGGCCTCGTGGGCAGCGGCGCGCCACTGCGCAGCCTGCTGGAGCTCTCCACGCTGGCGCCGCAGCACGTGCTGCTCCTCGCCGGCGTCAACGAACTGTCGCGGGCACGGCAGCTCGTGCGCGACCTCGGCCTTGGCGGCTGTCTGGCCAAGCCGGTGAATCCCCGTCAGCTGGAACAGCTGCTGCAGGGCGAGCCGCGCGCGGCGAGCACGGGCGAGGCCGATCCCGGCGCGCGCCGGAGCGCGGTCGAGCCGGGGCGCTATCGGCCGCAGCGGGTGCTGCTGGCCGAGGACAACGCGGTCAACCAGCGCCTGACGTCCCGCATCCTGGAGAAGGCCGGACACCATGTGGTGGTGGCGAGCAACGGGCGCATCGCGCTCGAGCTGCTCGACCGCGAGATCGTGGACGTGGTGCTCATGGACGTCCAGATGCCCGAGCTCGACGGCTTCAGCGCCACGCGCGAGCTCCGGCGCCGCGAGCAGGCCAGCGGCCGCCACGTGCCGGTGATCGCCCTCACGGCCCACGCCATGAGCGGCGACGAGGCCCGCTGCCTCGACGCCGGCATGGACAGCTACTTGATCAAGCCCTTCAAGGCCCACGAACTGCTCGCGCGGATCGAGAGCTTTGCCGCCACCACCGCCGTGGCGGCCGCGGAAGGGATCGCGGATGAGAACGCGCTGCTCCTGAACGTGGGCGGCGAGAGTCGGCGAGGTTGA
- a CDS encoding response regulator: MQHADWSLDTSLALGFGFLLLALVAELARRRRESSLPWGAFALALVGFGAVELLRSLDAIPHAARPALFARDLLLLGGYALSMEFARRALPVRRLRQLPYHIHLLLPAALLLGAALEPRILLGGLWLAKSIAALGCAAAFLSAVKSERVSRLPWLLILGLAMPLGLLVMEFPLFGLLPDPMAGRLPFGLPALRLAAALGIIPLALGLHLSGFVASPPNRERRRHTLRNLGWTVAALALVLAADALIVPTVPSAQSSPLPADVQGPILMARAPGANALQFALFGLGLLVILGFGAAELQQDRHLRLGRAHRRLLVAHRRDESLLAALPAAFFRTDAAGVLRQANVAFTRTVGLGDTETVAGRHVRDSELSLESAGEFEARNRQVMDHGKAELGSLERLQLADGSERQLLSSRAPVGDGRGMIGVLMDADDVMERVREERTAREAAEDVNRKRAEALSNLSHEIRTPMNGILGMTELALQTKLDREQREYLESVQLSSEHLLAVINEILGFSRQESGRVDLTPVDFRFADLLQGLEKTFRPQAEGRGLVFAVTAEDGLPHQLHGDVLRLRQILGNLMGNAIKFTREGGVTLRVSELARDEEWIRLRFDVADSGVGIPSEELERIFSPYAHGSCAKDEEGSGLGLCMSRDLAVRLGGQIEVTSQPGRGSRFSLELPLRFRGEQVAPLPEKTPEEAAAPAATGSRGLHVLLVEDNAVNQRLAMRLLEKAGFSATEAWNGEEALSLLRRADRPYDLVLMDLQMPVLDGFATTRIIREEERAGGGHLPIIAMTAHAMQGARERCLAAGLDGYVSKPVRQETLLAEIDSVLRRLVDSALDGAPPVPDNEREPSPVPSDMV; this comes from the coding sequence ATGCAGCACGCGGACTGGTCCCTCGATACGAGCCTGGCCCTGGGCTTCGGCTTCCTGCTGCTGGCCCTGGTGGCTGAGCTCGCGCGACGGCGACGGGAGTCGTCCCTGCCCTGGGGCGCCTTTGCGCTGGCGCTCGTGGGCTTCGGCGCGGTGGAGCTGCTGCGCTCCCTGGACGCCATTCCCCACGCCGCCCGCCCCGCGCTCTTCGCGCGCGACCTGCTGCTCCTGGGCGGCTACGCGCTGTCCATGGAGTTCGCGCGCCGGGCGCTGCCGGTGCGGCGCCTGCGGCAGCTGCCCTATCACATCCACCTGCTGCTGCCGGCGGCGTTGCTGCTCGGTGCGGCGCTCGAACCCCGCATCCTCCTGGGCGGCCTGTGGCTGGCCAAGAGCATCGCGGCCCTGGGCTGCGCGGCCGCCTTCCTCAGCGCGGTGAAGAGCGAGCGCGTCTCGCGCCTGCCCTGGCTGCTGATCCTCGGCCTCGCCATGCCCCTGGGCCTGCTGGTGATGGAGTTCCCGCTCTTCGGGCTGCTGCCGGATCCCATGGCGGGACGCCTTCCCTTCGGCCTGCCGGCACTGCGCCTGGCGGCGGCGCTGGGGATCATCCCGCTGGCGCTGGGCCTGCACCTGTCCGGCTTCGTGGCGTCGCCGCCGAACCGGGAGCGACGTCGCCACACGCTGCGCAACCTGGGCTGGACCGTCGCCGCGCTGGCGCTCGTGCTCGCCGCGGACGCGCTGATCGTGCCCACCGTGCCGTCGGCGCAGTCGAGCCCGCTGCCGGCGGACGTGCAGGGTCCCATCCTCATGGCGCGCGCGCCCGGCGCCAACGCCCTGCAGTTCGCGCTCTTCGGCCTTGGCCTGCTGGTGATCCTCGGCTTCGGCGCCGCGGAGCTGCAGCAGGATCGCCATCTTCGACTCGGGCGCGCGCACCGCCGCCTCCTGGTGGCCCACCGTCGCGACGAGTCCCTGCTCGCCGCGCTGCCCGCCGCCTTCTTCCGCACCGACGCCGCGGGCGTGCTGCGCCAGGCCAACGTCGCCTTCACGCGCACCGTGGGCCTGGGCGACACCGAGACCGTGGCGGGCCGCCACGTCCGCGACAGCGAGCTGAGCCTCGAGAGCGCCGGCGAGTTCGAGGCGCGCAACCGCCAGGTGATGGACCACGGCAAGGCGGAGCTCGGGTCGCTGGAGCGCCTGCAGCTCGCCGACGGCAGCGAGCGCCAGCTGCTGTCGAGCCGCGCCCCCGTGGGCGACGGCCGCGGCATGATCGGCGTGCTCATGGACGCCGACGACGTGATGGAGCGCGTGCGCGAGGAGCGCACGGCGCGCGAGGCGGCCGAGGACGTCAACCGCAAGCGCGCCGAGGCCCTGTCGAACCTGAGCCACGAGATCCGCACGCCCATGAACGGCATCCTGGGCATGACGGAACTCGCCCTGCAGACCAAGCTCGACCGCGAGCAGCGCGAGTACCTGGAGTCGGTGCAGCTCTCGTCGGAGCACCTGCTCGCCGTGATCAACGAGATCCTCGGCTTCTCGCGCCAGGAGTCGGGCCGCGTGGACCTGACGCCCGTGGACTTCCGCTTCGCCGACCTGCTGCAGGGCCTCGAGAAGACCTTCCGCCCGCAGGCCGAGGGGCGCGGGCTCGTCTTCGCGGTGACCGCCGAGGACGGCCTGCCGCACCAGCTGCACGGGGACGTCCTGCGCCTGCGCCAGATCCTCGGCAACCTGATGGGCAACGCGATCAAGTTCACCCGCGAAGGCGGCGTGACGCTGCGCGTCAGCGAGCTCGCGCGCGACGAGGAGTGGATCCGCCTCCGCTTCGACGTGGCCGACAGCGGCGTGGGCATTCCGTCCGAGGAGCTGGAGCGCATCTTCTCGCCCTACGCCCACGGCAGCTGCGCCAAGGATGAAGAGGGCTCCGGCCTCGGCCTCTGCATGAGCCGCGACCTCGCCGTCCGCCTGGGCGGACAGATCGAGGTGACGAGCCAGCCCGGCCGCGGCAGCCGCTTCAGCCTGGAGCTGCCGCTGCGCTTCCGCGGCGAGCAGGTGGCGCCGCTGCCCGAGAAGACGCCCGAGGAGGCCGCCGCGCCCGCGGCCACGGGCAGCCGCGGGCTGCACGTGCTGCTGGTGGAGGACAACGCCGTCAACCAGCGACTGGCCATGCGCCTGCTGGAGAAGGCCGGCTTCTCCGCCACGGAGGCCTGGAACGGCGAGGAGGCGCTGTCCCTGCTGCGGCGCGCCGACCGGCCCTACGACCTGGTGCTCATGGACCTGCAGATGCCCGTGCTCGACGGCTTCGCCACCACCCGCATCATCCGCGAGGAGGAGCGCGCCGGCGGCGGCCACCTGCCGATCATCGCCATGACGGCCCACGCCATGCAGGGCGCGCGCGAGCGCTGCCTCGCGGCGGGGCTGGACGGCTACGTCTCCAAACCCGTGCGCCAGGAGACGCTGCTCGCAGAGATCGACAGCGTGCTGCGCCGTCTGGTGGACTCCGCGCTTGACGGCGCGCCGCCCGTGCCCGACAACGAGCGGGAGCCGAGCCCGGTGCCGTCGGACATGGTGTAG
- a CDS encoding GNAT family N-acetyltransferase gives MSWQRLDDTAVIRAFCARDPGRYLFHLGDLDPAEWPQADYFAWGAPAKPEALLLLYRGLSVPALIAFGGAGAIGAPFAAALPLLPPAGFVHGFDADLLTLASARTVNRRGRFRRMLWKGFPGSVGEARRARALGPADLEQLSALYADSYPEAHFEPVQLGKGMFYGVEEKGVLLSVAGLHVYSEAEGVAMLGNIATRTERRGEGHARAATAALLAALGPRVRWIGLNVHAGNRAAERLYKRLGFVEEFVYEEAGFAEANLPSR, from the coding sequence GTGAGCTGGCAGCGTCTGGACGACACCGCCGTCATCCGCGCCTTCTGCGCGCGCGATCCCGGGCGCTATCTGTTCCACCTGGGCGATCTCGATCCCGCGGAATGGCCGCAGGCCGACTACTTCGCCTGGGGCGCGCCGGCGAAGCCCGAGGCCCTGCTCCTCCTCTATCGCGGACTCAGCGTGCCGGCGCTCATCGCCTTCGGCGGCGCGGGCGCGATCGGCGCGCCCTTCGCCGCGGCGCTGCCGCTCCTGCCGCCGGCGGGTTTCGTCCACGGCTTCGACGCCGACCTGCTCACGCTGGCGAGCGCCCGCACCGTGAACCGCCGCGGACGCTTCCGCCGCATGCTCTGGAAGGGCTTCCCCGGCTCGGTGGGCGAGGCGCGGCGCGCCCGCGCGCTCGGCCCCGCGGACCTGGAGCAGCTCAGCGCGCTCTACGCCGACAGCTATCCCGAGGCGCACTTCGAGCCCGTGCAGCTGGGCAAGGGGATGTTCTACGGCGTCGAGGAGAAGGGCGTGCTGCTCAGCGTGGCGGGGCTGCACGTGTATTCCGAGGCCGAAGGCGTCGCGATGCTCGGGAACATCGCCACGCGCACCGAGCGCCGCGGGGAGGGTCACGCCCGCGCGGCCACCGCCGCCCTGCTGGCCGCGCTGGGTCCGCGCGTGCGCTGGATCGGGCTGAACGTCCACGCGGGCAACCGCGCCGCGGAACGGCTCTACAAGCGCCTGGGCTTCGTGGAGGAGTTCGTCTACGAGGAAGCGGGGTTCGCGGAGGCGAATCTCCCCAGCCGGTAG
- a CDS encoding FAD binding domain-containing protein: MHYDRPQTIADAAAALAAGDARALAGGTDLLVRLGREQGWPAGLVDLKSLPELQGIEVRKDVLRVGAAAPLADLHAHPALAAWPALAESLRVFAARAIRERATLGGNLANASPAADTVPPLIVYGARAVTTRRELPVEEVATGPGRTQLEAGEIITAVEIPRPPVGAVSVFHKLAFRDAMAIAVVNVAAQLVLEGRVVREARIALGAVAPTVIRAREAEAALIGKPLDAARIAACAAAAAADCAPIDDLRGTAAYRRTMVERILVYRLGRFASANPASS; encoded by the coding sequence ATGCACTACGACCGACCGCAGACGATCGCCGACGCCGCGGCCGCCCTGGCCGCGGGCGACGCGCGCGCGCTGGCCGGCGGCACCGATCTGCTGGTGCGCCTCGGCCGCGAGCAGGGCTGGCCCGCGGGGCTGGTGGACCTGAAGTCGCTGCCCGAGCTGCAGGGCATCGAAGTGCGCAAGGACGTGCTGCGCGTCGGCGCGGCGGCGCCGCTCGCCGACCTTCACGCCCATCCCGCCCTGGCCGCCTGGCCCGCCCTCGCCGAGTCACTGCGCGTCTTCGCCGCGCGGGCCATCCGCGAGCGCGCGACGCTCGGCGGCAACCTGGCGAACGCATCGCCCGCCGCCGACACCGTGCCGCCGCTCATCGTCTACGGCGCGCGGGCGGTGACCACGCGGCGGGAGTTGCCGGTGGAGGAAGTGGCCACCGGGCCGGGGCGCACCCAGCTCGAGGCCGGCGAGATCATCACCGCGGTGGAGATTCCGCGGCCGCCGGTGGGCGCGGTGAGCGTCTTCCACAAGCTCGCTTTCCGCGACGCCATGGCGATCGCCGTGGTGAACGTGGCCGCGCAGCTCGTGCTGGAGGGACGCGTGGTGCGCGAGGCGCGCATCGCCCTGGGCGCCGTGGCCCCGACGGTGATCCGCGCGCGCGAGGCCGAGGCGGCGTTGATCGGAAAGCCGCTCGATGCCGCGCGCATCGCCGCCTGCGCGGCCGCCGCGGCGGCGGATTGCGCGCCCATCGACGACCTGCGCGGCACGGCGGCCTACCGCCGCACAATGGTGGAGCGGATTCTCGTCTACCGGCTGGGGAGATTCGCCTCCGCGAACCCCGCTTCCTCGTAG